A genomic window from Candidatus Woesearchaeota archaeon includes:
- a CDS encoding LAGLIDADG family homing endonuclease, whose product MNITPEIAELLRALAGDGFIGNYGTRNNQFIVEMTGDNRYEQEYFLYLNAIMQKIEQKQPSVRNPKGNVLTMRYYSKKLFTYFNKQHSFPVGKKEHILVPQEILKSNNLMRHFIRGLLDTDGCVFFDKRKGYTKPYPRLIIYTTSHNLFKEVGSYLQKYFKIHTRIIKRKQSKTSYIIELYGHKQLEQWKKIIGFSNLKHIRKLFASVAQS is encoded by the coding sequence ATGAACATAACTCCTGAAATTGCCGAACTTCTCAGGGCTCTAGCTGGTGATGGGTTTATTGGAAATTATGGAACAAGAAATAATCAATTCATTGTTGAAATGACTGGTGACAACAGATATGAACAAGAGTATTTTCTCTACCTAAATGCAATAATGCAAAAAATAGAACAAAAACAACCCTCAGTTAGAAATCCTAAAGGAAACGTTTTGACAATGAGATATTATTCTAAAAAATTATTCACTTATTTTAACAAACAACATTCATTTCCCGTAGGAAAAAAAGAACATATCTTGGTTCCTCAAGAAATTCTTAAAAGTAATAATTTAATGAGACATTTCATTAGAGGGCTCCTAGACACCGATGGCTGCGTATTTTTTGACAAACGAAAAGGATATACTAAACCATATCCTCGGTTGATTATATATACAACAAGCCACAACCTTTTTAAAGAAGTTGGCAGTTATCTTCAAAAGTACTTCAAAATACATACGAGAATTATTAAGCGAAAACAATCGAAAACATCATATATTATTGAGCTATATGGCCATAAGCAACTTGAACAGTGGAAAAAAATTATTGGATTCTCAAATTTGAAGCACATACGTAAACTTTTTGCCTCCGTGGCCCAGTCGTAA